In the Grimontia kaedaensis genome, one interval contains:
- the cdd gene encoding cytidine deaminase produces the protein MRASVQEAIAVLPTPFKEAVTKIVSTPEFDATISAQDFAALLEETGLSDAEARVALLPIAAAYSVAPISKFYVGAIVRGQTGRLYLGANMEYEGVQLNQSVHAEQSAISHAWLKGETQLTDITINYSPCGHCRQFMNELNGAESLEVQLPERDAKLLHSYLPEAFGPSDLGIDQPLLAPVNHGLTAQEDDELIQAAVDATNRSHAPYTRNLSGIAVRDIKGNVYTGMYAENAAFNPSLPPLQVALNLMNLTNTPLADVKDVVLVETANANNSHLQDTQAMLEALNPDIPLGYLAI, from the coding sequence ATGCGAGCTAGCGTTCAGGAAGCAATTGCAGTTTTACCTACTCCGTTCAAAGAAGCAGTGACTAAGATTGTCTCTACACCCGAATTTGATGCCACAATTAGCGCTCAGGACTTTGCAGCGCTGCTTGAAGAAACTGGCCTTTCAGATGCCGAAGCGCGCGTTGCGTTATTGCCAATTGCCGCGGCTTATTCTGTTGCCCCAATTTCAAAGTTCTATGTTGGCGCGATTGTGCGTGGCCAAACTGGCCGCCTATATCTTGGTGCTAACATGGAATACGAAGGTGTTCAGCTCAATCAATCTGTTCATGCAGAACAATCGGCTATCAGCCATGCTTGGCTGAAAGGCGAAACTCAACTCACTGACATTACCATCAACTACAGCCCTTGCGGCCACTGCCGTCAGTTCATGAACGAATTGAATGGAGCGGAGTCGCTAGAAGTTCAATTACCTGAACGTGACGCCAAACTGCTGCACAGCTACCTGCCAGAAGCATTTGGTCCGTCAGACCTTGGTATTGATCAGCCGTTGCTCGCTCCGGTTAATCATGGCCTCACGGCGCAGGAAGACGATGAGCTCATCCAAGCTGCAGTAGATGCGACCAACCGAAGTCATGCACCGTATACCCGCAACCTGAGTGGTATTGCGGTTCGCGATATCAAAGGAAACGTCTATACAGGCATGTATGCGGAAAATGCCGCATTTAATCCGAGTTTACCGCCGCTTCAGGTCGCACTCAATTTGATGAACCTCACCAATACGCCTCTGGCTGATGTTAAAGATGTGGTTCTCGTTGAAACAGCCAACGCCAACAACAGTCACCTTCAAGACACTCAAGCAATGCTAGAAGCGTTAAACCCAGATATTCCCTTGGGTTACCTTGCGATTTAA